The Candidatus Polarisedimenticolia bacterium genome window below encodes:
- a CDS encoding SDR family oxidoreductase, whose protein sequence is MARVFEGKVALVTGGNSGIGLATAKAFAREGAKVAITGRNQATLEAARQELGPDSLAIKADMSRLGEIDSAMQQIRERFDRIDALFVNAGIGRFVPLEQVTEEFYDSIMDTNVKGLFFTVQKAVPLLAKGAGVVLNASISAHIGMPGSTVYGASKAAVVSLAKTLSADLLDRGIRVNVVSPGPIQTPILERMGLPEEQLRQTKEYIVSQVPLKRFGNPDDIANAVLYLTSPASAYILGTELIIDGGMTQL, encoded by the coding sequence ATGGCGCGAGTTTTCGAAGGCAAGGTGGCATTGGTGACCGGCGGCAACAGCGGTATCGGGCTCGCCACGGCGAAGGCCTTCGCCCGCGAAGGGGCCAAGGTCGCCATCACCGGCCGCAATCAGGCGACGCTCGAGGCGGCCCGTCAGGAGCTGGGTCCCGACTCCCTGGCGATCAAGGCGGACATGTCACGCCTGGGCGAGATCGATTCGGCCATGCAGCAGATCCGGGAGCGTTTCGACCGGATCGACGCCCTGTTCGTCAATGCCGGCATCGGCCGCTTCGTGCCGCTCGAGCAGGTCACCGAGGAGTTCTACGACAGCATCATGGATACGAATGTGAAGGGTCTCTTCTTCACGGTCCAGAAGGCGGTCCCTCTCCTGGCCAAAGGAGCCGGGGTGGTTCTGAACGCTTCCATCAGCGCGCACATCGGGATGCCGGGATCGACCGTCTACGGCGCCTCGAAGGCGGCCGTCGTGAGCCTGGCGAAAACCCTGTCCGCCGATCTGTTGGATCGCGGCATCCGGGTCAACGTCGTGAGCCCCGGACCGATCCAGACGCCGATCCTCGAGAGAATGGGCCTCCCGGAGGAGCAGCTGCGCCAGACGAAGGAATATATCGTCAGCCAGGTCCCTCTGAAGCGCTTCGGGAATCCGGACGACATCGCCAACGCGGTGCTCTATCTGACTTCCCCGGCGTCGGCTTACATCCTCGGGACCGAGCTGATCATCGATGGCGGAATGACCCAGCTTTGA
- a CDS encoding cyclic nucleotide-binding domain-containing protein: protein MAQDNQAESDAFPALTDGQIARIGPFTSSRDLSDGESLWEAGDRDRPLYVVVQGEIEILSGADHMVTVHRVGAFTGDVDLLSGRPVVVRARARGATRVLELPATRLRAMIQTDAELSEIFLRAFMMRRVLLMAQGGGNIVLIGSRHSAGTLALQEFLTRNSQPYGYLDVEKDTAVQETLDRFKVTVEDVPVLICRGRYVMRKPTIEEVARCLGLDTLNETAVRDLVIIGAGPA from the coding sequence ATGGCACAGGACAACCAGGCCGAATCCGACGCCTTCCCCGCCCTGACCGACGGGCAGATCGCGCGGATCGGGCCGTTCACCAGCTCTCGCGATCTGAGCGACGGCGAGAGCCTGTGGGAGGCCGGGGACCGTGACCGTCCCCTGTATGTCGTCGTGCAGGGAGAAATCGAGATCCTGTCGGGTGCCGATCACATGGTGACGGTGCACCGGGTGGGTGCCTTCACGGGGGACGTGGATCTTCTGTCGGGGAGGCCGGTGGTGGTGCGGGCCCGCGCCCGGGGCGCCACACGCGTCCTCGAGCTGCCCGCCACCCGGTTGCGCGCGATGATCCAGACCGACGCCGAGCTGAGCGAAATCTTCCTGCGCGCCTTCATGATGCGCCGTGTCCTGCTGATGGCGCAGGGCGGCGGGAACATCGTGCTGATTGGCTCGCGGCATTCCGCCGGCACCCTCGCCTTGCAGGAGTTCCTCACCCGCAACAGCCAGCCCTACGGCTATCTCGACGTCGAGAAGGACACGGCGGTCCAGGAAACTCTCGACCGGTTCAAGGTGACGGTCGAGGACGTTCCGGTCCTGATTTGCCGTGGCCGGTACGTGATGCGCAAGCCGACCATCGAGGAGGTCGCCCGCTGCCTGGGTCTGGATACGCTCAACGAGACGGCGGTGCGCGACCTCGTGATCATCGGGGCGGGACCGGC
- the dps gene encoding DNA starvation/stationary phase protection protein Dps, producing MHRTKNDLSEKVRIQVAALLQERLAEAIDLVTHAKQAHWNVKGPAFIALHELFDKVYENAGEHADLIAERILQLGGTAEGTARVVAKQSQLPEYSLTIASGHDHIEALSRSLAWFGSTVRQSIDKVDEVGDKDTADILTEISRQVDKDLWMVEAHVQSER from the coding sequence ATGCACAGGACCAAGAACGATCTATCCGAGAAAGTCCGCATCCAGGTGGCGGCGCTCCTCCAGGAGAGGCTCGCGGAGGCGATCGATCTCGTCACCCACGCCAAGCAGGCGCACTGGAACGTCAAGGGGCCGGCGTTCATCGCCCTGCACGAGCTGTTCGACAAGGTGTATGAGAACGCCGGAGAGCACGCCGACCTGATCGCCGAGCGCATCCTGCAGCTGGGCGGGACGGCGGAGGGGACCGCCCGGGTCGTCGCGAAACAATCACAGCTGCCCGAGTACTCGCTGACGATTGCGAGCGGGCACGATCACATCGAGGCATTGTCGCGCAGCCTGGCCTGGTTCGGATCGACGGTCCGCCAGTCGATCGACAAGGTGGACGAGGTCGGCGACAAGGACACCGCCGACATCCTCACCGAAATCTCGCGCCAGGTGGACAAGGACCTGTGGATGGTCGAGGCGCACGTCCAGTCCGAGCGTTGA